The genomic region TCGCAGAATACCCTATAATAAGTATCGCACTTGTAGGAACAGACAACTATAGACGAGTACTGGTATTAGCAAGAGAAACTATGTGGGGAGAACTATCTGAAGAATACCCTCATAATGCAGAAATAGAGATATTTGATAGTGAAGAAGCACTCATCCTTGAAGCTATAAGGGTTATGACAAAATATCCTATAGTAGTAACTTTTAATGGTGACAACTTCGACTTACCATATATTTTCCATAGAGCACTAAGAATAGGCATACCTAAAGAATACTTACCAATTCATTTCGGAGAAGACATAGTTAGACTTGAAACAAGTATACATATTGACTTATATAAGTTCTTCAAGAACAGAGCAATAAAAAGCTACGCATTCGGCGGAAAATATCAAGAAGAAAATCTAGATGCAATAGCTACTGCATTACTGGGAATATCCAAGATAGGCGTAGAAGGAAACATTGGTGAGCTAAGTTTAGCAAACCTGGTAGCATACAACTATAGAGACGCAGAAATAACTTTAATGCTTACATTGTTTAATAATGAACTTGTATGGAGATTAATGATCCTACTTGCACGTATAGCTAAAGTAAGCATAGAAGACATATGTAGGAAAAGCATATCCAAATGGATACAAAACCTATTCTACTGGATACATAGAAAACTAAATTACTTGATTCCCGAACCAGAAGATATTAGAAAATATGGTAAACCAAGTACTACACAAGCAACTATTGAAGGCAAGAAATATGCTGGAGCATTAGTTATTGAGCCTCCTAAAGGAGTATTTTTCAAAGTAACAGTTCTAGATGTTGCATCTCTATATCCAAGTATTATTAAAAAATACAATTTAAGCTATGAAACAGTAGATAAGCCAAATTGTAAAAGTAAAATAGACATATTAGATGAAACAGGAAAGAAAATACATCATGTATGCATCGATAAACCTGGATTATCAGCACAAATAACAGGTTTGATAAGAGACTTCCGTGTAGGAATATATAAGAAAAAAGCTAAGTCAAAAGAAATACCTATAGAAATGCGTGCATGGTATGATGTCGTTCAAAAAGCTATGAAAGTATTTATTAATGCAAGCTATGGAGTATTTGGAGCAGAGAACTTCCCATTATACTCACCAGCAGTAGCTGAAAGCGTAACAGCTCTTGGCAGAAAATCGCTTTATTCCATTCTCAAAAAATCAGCTGAGATAGGGATGAAAGTGGTTTATGGAGATACCGACTCAATATTTCTATGGGCTCCAACAAATGAGCAATTAACAAAACTACAAGAATGGGTCTCTAAGAACCTTGGATTGGAAATTGAGGTTGATAAAGAATTTGTATATGTCTTATTCACGGGATTAAAGAAAAACTATATTGGAAGATATGTTAATGGAGGAATAGAGATTAAAGGACTCATGGCTAAGAAAAGAAATACACCTGAGTTTCTAAAACAATTATTTATAGAGTTAATTGAAAAACTTAAAGCAATGAGTACACCAGAGGATTTCAAAGAGTTCCAAGAATGGTTGGAGAACGAAGTTAAGAGACTCTATAGAGAACTGAAAAAGAAAGAAATAACACTTGATCAACTGGCATTTAAAGTAGGATTAACTAAAAGTCTTAACGAATATACAAAGAATAAACCACCACATGTAAAAGCCGCATTACAGCTGAAAACCTATGGTTATACTGTAGAAGAAGGAGATATTATAACGTTTGTGAAAATAAAAGGTAGAGAAGGATATAAAGCAATACAATTGGCTAAACTCTACGAAGTAGATCCTGATAAATATATCGAGATAATCAATAGTGCATTAAGCCAACTATTAGAAGCACTAGGTGTAGAATGGAGCGATATTGTTGGAGGAACAACTTTAGGTGAATTATTGATTTCATGATCAACATAATATTTTATAATGCTTTATCCAATTCAAACATATAGCTAGACATTTTCGTTGAGAAGGTGTATTAATATGCCTAAAAAAAGGGAAAGCAGAGGAAGACATAAAGGTGCAAAAGGAAAGGTAGGCTATGTACAATGTGATAATTGTGGAAGAATTGTTCCAAGAGATAAAGCAATATGTATTACGAGATGGTATAGCCCAGTAAGTCCACAGCTTGCTCAAGAACTCGAGAAGAAAGGCGCCATAATAATGAAGTACCCAGTAACGAAATGTTATTGTGTATCATGTGCAGTACATTTAGGCATAGTAAAGGTTCGACCAGAACATGAGAGAAAACCTAAACCCCAGCCGATATAATAAGAGATTTCTATTTATAGAGTATAAGCCTTTATTTAACAGATACGACATTATTAATAGAATAAAATCTTATACAAAACTTCTCACATATTTTAAACAAATAGGTGTAATATACTATAAGAAAAACAAATATGTTCTCGAAATAATAAGTAAAAATACAGTATCAACTTATCCTGGACAAATCCATATCCTCATAGATATGTTCTTAAAAAACTGCCGTGTGCCAATTATATATTTCACAGAGAATGGAGTATATAATCTAAGTATTATCAGTAACGCTGAATGCTATATATCGGGTTTGCACACAGATATTCCAGATACTATAGCTGAATATATACGCAAAAAATATCTAGTTATAGAAACAATGCTGTCAAAAATAAATTATTTAGCATCACAAGTTCTCATAATAACTGAACTATTGCAATCAAATAATGATATATTTTATTTACTCCCTAAGCAATAGAATACCTAGCAAAACCATAAAATCTATGAATAAGCAGAGGGTGTTTATACATGCCTAAACTAAAGAAAATAATTTTGGTGACCGCAACACATCATCCCTATCATAATCTATGGAGTAAACTAGCAGAAGAAATTGCATCAAAACATAATGTTGAACTAGAAGTAAAGCATGAAGACTATGTATTCTTGATAGAGCATGGAGATACTGATGAGTATGGAATGGCTTGGGTTCCTCAAATTCTAGCAGAATTCGATGATGGAACAATAAAAGTCCTATTATCCCAACTACCATTAAACGAAGCATTACAACCTGATGCTGAGAAAGCAATTGAAATAATGACTGAAAAGATTAAGAAATATGAAGGAAAAAGCTAACATCGAAGATAATAATTCTACAAAATCCTATGAAACATAAGTTTTTAGTTATCCACTACATTCATTTAATTGGTGAACACAGTATGCCTTATCACGTACCATATGTGCCCACCCCAATACCTGTTGCTAGAATGATGTTAAAACTAGCGGGAGCAGGGCCCGACGATATAGTCTATGATCTCGGTTGTGGCGATGGAAGAATATTGATAGTAGCTGTGAAAGAATTCAACGTCAAAAAAGCTGTGGGAATAGATAAGGACCCTGAAAGAATAAGAGAGGCAAGAAAAAATGCTGAGAAAAACGGAGTATCTAATAGGATAGTTCTCATAAATGATGATTTCTTTAACGTAGACATAAGCGAAGCTACTATAGTAACAATGTTTCTTCTCACCATAGTAAACGAGGCTCTAAAACCTAAACTAGAAAAAGAATTAATAGATGGAGCACGAATTGTTAGCCACGAATTCAGAATACCTGGGTGGAAGCCTTTCAAGGTTGTAGATGTTAAAGATAATACTGGTTTAACTCATACCATCTATCTCTATATTAAAGGTAAACACAAATAATTCAAGAACTAAGCGCTAATTTTTCTGGCAAAAACAATATAGCCTGTATGCCCTATCATCAAAGTATAAGGACGAGTTGCATTCTTTTCGACACTATATTCTCTCAACAATACCTCATAGACATGTATATCTATGAATCCACCGTGTTCTCTCATTGATAAAACAGTTTTCTCGATTTGATTCACTGTAGGAACATATATGAGTATCGGCGAAGAAGGCTTTAATGCTCTATATGCAGTATTCAGGGCATTCCAGGGATCAGGTAGATCGTAAAAAACAGCATCAAATACCTCATCAACAACTATGGATTCCTCTCTAATATCGCCCAAAATAAGTTCAACTCTTCTATCAAAACCTAGTTTTTCGAGATTCTCGCTAGCCTTTAATAAATGATCCTCTCGTATATCAAATCCTATAATTTTCCCCGAATCACCTACGAAATTAGCTAATGATGCTGTTAAGAACCCAGAACCAACACCAGCTTCTAGAACTAGTGAACCAGGAGTAATGCTTGAAAGATATATCATTAATGAAGAGTCTTTAGGATATATTATCTGCGTAACTCTCTTCAATCCTTGCAATAAGTCTATGAGTAGAGGCTTTAAAATATAAGCCTTAACATTACGATTAGTATAAATAATATCTCCATATTTTTTACCAATTATATCTTCGTGTTTTATAAAGCCTTTATCTGTACCTAAGATTTTGCCTTCTTCAAGCTTTACGAGATATTTTCGTTTAGAATCGATATATATAAGGGCTAGGTCTCCATAATTTAGGCTATTATTAACGCTCATAACAGATCATCTTCGGTCCTGGTGTCAGTCATCATCTAAGCAATTCAGTAATACCAACCATCCACATCCGGTGAAATAATATTTTTAGAGGTTTAATTTAAGTTTCTATAAAAATACTTAGGAATAGGTGTATTGTGGAATGGTTGAGAATACACCAATGTATTTGATGAGTATTAAACCTAAATATGCCTATAGAATATTTACCAATATAAAGAAGTTTGAGCTTAGGAAATGGTTTGGAGTAACGCCCGAGAAAGGATCGATTATAGTAGTCTATGCAAGTGGCTCAGTTAGAGCTATTATAGGCGAGTTCAGAGTAGGACGTATTATTTCAGGTAAACCTTCTCATATATGGGATAAATTATCCTTGTTCGAAGAAACAGGTGTGAGCGAGGAAGACTACCAGTATATTAAAGGTTCAAAAATGGCGATGGCTTTAGAAGTTATCGATCCCAAACTATATATTAAGCCTATCACACTGGATGAGATAAGATCAATTATACCAGGATTTATGCCGCCATTCAGCTTTAGAAGACTCTACACGGATGAACCGCTATATGAATTGATTATTAGAAAAGCACGTGAATACTTATATATGAAAACTATGTAGGAATTTCTAGAATTCTGATTCTCTAATCCATAACTCCTTCTTTAAAAGATCCCTTATAGCTACACGTATTACTTCACTTCTACTACTATACCTTCCTATCTTAACTAGTTCATCTAATCCTTCAACATATATTTCGGGCATTTTAACAGTTATTAATCTCATTTTAGCTATTGCACCAGCCATCCATATCACCGTTGTATTTATTGATTAGTGAAAATTTATAAATGAGGGGACAGGTTATTTCCTAGAAAGTGTATTTAAAATTTTCGCTCTAATTTCACTAACATTCATTTTATCGAAGGGAACAATTCTGCCTTTATATGTTTTAGGCAAGGGATCTGTTGCAATCATGGCTTCACTAACAATGCCCATAAACTCTACTGGTGGAAGAATAGCTACACCTCTCACTTCTCCTTTCCTAATATTAGGGATATTTGTTATAACTGTAAGACCAATTTTTTCAGTGCCGCATTTTAGCACCCATAACTTATCCGCTGATGGATGTTTCTGAAC from Staphylothermus marinus F1 harbors:
- a CDS encoding DNA-directed DNA polymerase I codes for the protein MKYNIIGDVYRLYDVNKVDFIDKPAYLLGVYYDGTLGKAVIEFLDEKGEKILFLTDPTGHKPYFLTNEPPEKIKENKKIVEHHSFDGIEVVTKIDPFTFKELRLTKIITKDPLAVAKLRELVPKAWEAKIKYHDNYIYDNALIPGMKYKLVRHGTKFNYKLITPKISSDIINKVKEILRAEQAETKKLAEEWIPLFEEKPPKAKRIAIDIEVYTPFKGRVPNPSLAEYPIISIALVGTDNYRRVLVLARETMWGELSEEYPHNAEIEIFDSEEALILEAIRVMTKYPIVVTFNGDNFDLPYIFHRALRIGIPKEYLPIHFGEDIVRLETSIHIDLYKFFKNRAIKSYAFGGKYQEENLDAIATALLGISKIGVEGNIGELSLANLVAYNYRDAEITLMLTLFNNELVWRLMILLARIAKVSIEDICRKSISKWIQNLFYWIHRKLNYLIPEPEDIRKYGKPSTTQATIEGKKYAGALVIEPPKGVFFKVTVLDVASLYPSIIKKYNLSYETVDKPNCKSKIDILDETGKKIHHVCIDKPGLSAQITGLIRDFRVGIYKKKAKSKEIPIEMRAWYDVVQKAMKVFINASYGVFGAENFPLYSPAVAESVTALGRKSLYSILKKSAEIGMKVVYGDTDSIFLWAPTNEQLTKLQEWVSKNLGLEIEVDKEFVYVLFTGLKKNYIGRYVNGGIEIKGLMAKKRNTPEFLKQLFIELIEKLKAMSTPEDFKEFQEWLENEVKRLYRELKKKEITLDQLAFKVGLTKSLNEYTKNKPPHVKAALQLKTYGYTVEEGDIITFVKIKGREGYKAIQLAKLYEVDPDKYIEIINSALSQLLEALGVEWSDIVGGTTLGELLIS
- a CDS encoding 30S ribosomal protein S26e, with translation MPKKRESRGRHKGAKGKVGYVQCDNCGRIVPRDKAICITRWYSPVSPQLAQELEKKGAIIMKYPVTKCYCVSCAVHLGIVKVRPEHERKPKPQPI
- a CDS encoding protein-lysine N-methyltransferase; protein product: MPYHVPYVPTPIPVARMMLKLAGAGPDDIVYDLGCGDGRILIVAVKEFNVKKAVGIDKDPERIREARKNAEKNGVSNRIVLINDDFFNVDISEATIVTMFLLTIVNEALKPKLEKELIDGARIVSHEFRIPGWKPFKVVDVKDNTGLTHTIYLYIKGKHK
- a CDS encoding tRNA (adenine-N1)-methyltransferase; this encodes MSVNNSLNYGDLALIYIDSKRKYLVKLEEGKILGTDKGFIKHEDIIGKKYGDIIYTNRNVKAYILKPLLIDLLQGLKRVTQIIYPKDSSLMIYLSSITPGSLVLEAGVGSGFLTASLANFVGDSGKIIGFDIREDHLLKASENLEKLGFDRRVELILGDIREESIVVDEVFDAVFYDLPDPWNALNTAYRALKPSSPILIYVPTVNQIEKTVLSMREHGGFIDIHVYEVLLREYSVEKNATRPYTLMIGHTGYIVFARKISA
- a CDS encoding DNA-binding protein, whose translation is MVENTPMYLMSIKPKYAYRIFTNIKKFELRKWFGVTPEKGSIIVVYASGSVRAIIGEFRVGRIISGKPSHIWDKLSLFEETGVSEEDYQYIKGSKMAMALEVIDPKLYIKPITLDEIRSIIPGFMPPFSFRRLYTDEPLYELIIRKAREYLYMKTM
- a CDS encoding ribbon-helix-helix domain-containing protein is translated as MAGAIAKMRLITVKMPEIYVEGLDELVKIGRYSSRSEVIRVAIRDLLKKELWIRESEF